A section of the Streptomyces xinghaiensis S187 genome encodes:
- a CDS encoding nucleotidyltransferase family protein, with protein sequence MAESSATDPGPDAPGTRTDIPAPAIAGLLLAAGGGRRLGGRPKALLPHRGRPLVEHAARALRDGGCAPVHVVLGAAEEEVRERAELPGCVLVGNPHWAEGMGSSLRAGLASLSPHTPPDAPLSRPPLHPPFGTTPPGPGPGAHGTAPYEVTAVVVALVDQPGVGAEAVARVRAAFRSRTSLAAAAYDGRRGHPVLFGAAHWAAVADRAVGDRGARAYLAEHHDALELVDCSGIASPGDIDTPEDLHRLNGGS encoded by the coding sequence ATGGCGGAGTCATCAGCGACAGACCCGGGGCCGGACGCTCCCGGCACCCGGACGGACATCCCCGCACCCGCGATCGCCGGTCTGCTGCTGGCGGCCGGCGGTGGCCGGCGGCTGGGCGGACGGCCCAAGGCGCTCCTGCCGCACCGGGGGCGGCCACTCGTCGAACACGCGGCCCGCGCACTCCGTGACGGCGGGTGCGCGCCGGTGCACGTGGTGCTGGGCGCGGCGGAGGAGGAGGTCCGGGAGCGGGCGGAGCTCCCCGGCTGCGTACTGGTCGGCAATCCGCACTGGGCGGAGGGCATGGGCTCCTCACTGCGCGCGGGCCTCGCCTCCCTCTCGCCACACACACCCCCCGACGCACCCCTTTCCCGGCCGCCGCTCCACCCGCCCTTCGGCACCACTCCCCCGGGCCCGGGCCCCGGCGCGCACGGCACCGCTCCGTACGAGGTGACGGCGGTGGTCGTCGCCCTCGTCGACCAGCCCGGCGTGGGCGCGGAGGCCGTGGCACGGGTGCGGGCCGCGTTCCGTTCCCGTACGAGCCTGGCCGCGGCCGCGTATGACGGCCGTCGCGGGCACCCGGTGCTGTTCGGCGCCGCCCACTGGGCGGCCGTCGCCGACCGGGCAGTGGGCGACCGGGGCGCCCGGGCCTATCTGGCGGAGCACCACGACGCACTGGAGCTGGTGGACTGTTCGGGCATCGCGTCACCCGGCGACATCGACACCCCCGAGGACCTGCACCGGCTGAACGGCGGCAGCTGA
- the aceB gene encoding malate synthase A, whose translation MSAAPVPSAPTVVNAAPLERQEEILTPEALAFLGELHHRFTRRRDELLALRKERREEIARTGTLDFLPTTADIREGDWQVAPAPEALNDRRVEITGPTDRKMTINALNSGARVWLADFEDATAPTWENVVLGQLNLIDAYERRIDFTDPRGKTYALRPAEELATVVTRPRGWHLDERHLGGEDGRSLPGALVDFGLYFFHNARRLLDRGAGPYFYLPKLESHLEARLWNDVFVFAQDRLGIPQGTVRATVLIETITAAYEMEEILYELRDHASGLNAGRWDYLFSIVKNFRDGGTRFVLPDRNAITMTAPFMRAYTELLVRTCHKRGAHAIGGMAAFIPSRRDPEINRAAFEKVKADKDREANDGFDGSWVAHPDLVPVARESFDAVLGDRPHQKDRLREDVRVSAADLLAVDTLEAEPTYDGLLNAVRVGLRYIESWLRGTGAVAIFNLMEDAATAEISRSQIWQWVDAGVEFENGEKATGELVHRIAADELAAIREELGEESFAAGEWQRAHDLLLRVSLNERFEDFLTVPAYELLD comes from the coding sequence ATGTCCGCCGCACCGGTGCCGTCCGCGCCGACCGTCGTCAACGCCGCGCCGCTGGAACGGCAGGAGGAGATCCTGACCCCGGAAGCACTCGCCTTCCTGGGCGAACTCCACCACCGGTTCACCCGGCGCCGCGACGAACTCCTCGCCCTCCGCAAGGAGCGCCGCGAGGAGATCGCCCGCACCGGCACCCTGGACTTCCTGCCCACGACCGCGGACATCCGCGAGGGCGACTGGCAGGTCGCCCCTGCTCCCGAAGCGCTCAACGACCGCCGAGTCGAGATCACCGGCCCCACCGACCGCAAGATGACGATCAACGCCCTCAACTCCGGCGCCCGGGTCTGGCTCGCCGATTTCGAGGACGCCACCGCCCCCACCTGGGAGAACGTCGTCCTCGGCCAGCTCAACCTGATCGACGCGTACGAACGCCGCATCGACTTCACCGACCCCCGCGGCAAGACGTACGCACTGCGCCCCGCCGAGGAGCTGGCCACCGTCGTCACCCGCCCCCGCGGCTGGCACCTGGACGAGCGCCACCTCGGGGGCGAGGACGGCCGCTCCCTCCCCGGCGCCCTCGTCGACTTCGGCCTGTACTTCTTCCACAACGCCCGGCGCCTCCTCGACCGCGGCGCAGGGCCGTACTTCTACCTTCCGAAGCTGGAGTCGCATCTGGAGGCCCGCCTCTGGAACGACGTCTTCGTCTTCGCCCAGGACCGGCTCGGCATCCCGCAGGGCACCGTCCGTGCCACTGTCCTCATCGAGACGATCACCGCCGCCTACGAGATGGAGGAGATCCTCTACGAGCTGCGCGACCACGCCTCCGGGCTCAACGCGGGCCGCTGGGACTACCTCTTCTCCATCGTCAAGAACTTCCGTGACGGCGGGACCCGTTTCGTCCTCCCGGACCGCAACGCCATCACCATGACGGCCCCGTTCATGCGCGCGTACACCGAACTGCTGGTCCGCACCTGCCACAAGCGCGGCGCGCACGCCATCGGCGGCATGGCGGCCTTCATCCCCTCCCGCCGGGACCCGGAGATCAACCGGGCCGCCTTTGAAAAGGTGAAGGCGGACAAGGACCGGGAGGCGAACGACGGGTTCGACGGCTCCTGGGTCGCCCACCCCGACCTGGTGCCCGTGGCCCGGGAGTCCTTCGACGCCGTGCTCGGCGACCGCCCCCACCAGAAGGACCGGCTCCGCGAGGACGTCCGCGTCTCGGCAGCCGATCTGCTCGCCGTCGATACCCTGGAGGCCGAGCCCACCTACGACGGTCTGCTCAACGCCGTCCGGGTCGGCCTGCGGTACATCGAGTCCTGGCTGCGCGGCACCGGCGCCGTCGCCATCTTCAACCTCATGGAGGACGCCGCCACCGCCGAGATCTCCCGCTCCCAGATCTGGCAGTGGGTCGACGCCGGAGTGGAATTCGAGAACGGCGAAAAGGCCACGGGCGAACTGGTCCACCGCATCGCCGCCGACGAACTGGCGGCGATCCGCGAGGAACTGGGCGAGGAGTCCTTCGCAGCGGGTGAGTGGCAGCGCGCCCACGACCTGCTGCTCCGGGTCTCGCTCAACGAGCGGTTCGAGGACTTCCTCACCGTGCCGGCCTACGAGCTGCTGGACTGA
- a CDS encoding VOC family protein codes for MRIHLSSVFVDDQEKALRFYTDVLGFVKKHDVPMGEDRWLTVVSPEEPDGTELLLEPSGHPAVEPYKTALVQDGIPAASFAVDDVRAEFGRLRELGVRFTQEPLEMGPITTAVLDDTCGNLIQIAHSK; via the coding sequence ATGAGGATCCACCTGTCCAGCGTCTTCGTCGACGACCAGGAAAAGGCCCTGCGCTTCTACACCGACGTGCTGGGCTTCGTGAAGAAGCACGACGTCCCGATGGGCGAGGACCGGTGGCTGACCGTGGTCTCACCGGAGGAGCCCGACGGAACCGAACTGCTCCTGGAGCCCTCCGGCCACCCCGCGGTGGAGCCGTACAAGACGGCGCTGGTCCAGGACGGCATCCCGGCCGCCTCCTTCGCCGTGGACGACGTGCGGGCGGAGTTCGGCCGGCTGCGCGAACTCGGGGTGCGCTTCACCCAGGAGCCACTGGAGATGGGTCCGATCACCACCGCCGTTCTGGACGACACCTGCGGCAACCTCATCCAGATCGCGCACAGCAAGTAA
- a CDS encoding FG-GAP and VCBS repeat-containing protein, translating into MPRSHHKRSRRPVVLGATAIAAALAGGLLITLPGAASAAPSGLADDFNGDGYRDLASAAPGAVANSEEKAGAIVVNYGSSSGISASRKKITSQSSSGVPGASEADDRFGTELAHGDLNDDGYGDLVVGIPLEDVPGDIDRGTVTILWGGSSGLSGGTTISDPNPSGHDRFGQSLAVGDFTGDGRTDLAVGSTGKDVWIFKGGFTTSGGAAGKLRFDARVESGAHPRGAVQLAAGDFDDDGADDVVVASSAGNFVYRGAPAGPTLQTEAGTGYAGALTVADFDLDGHDDLVVGNDFVGVLDTTADGGYVTVFPGGAAGVDASRGTVFSQATEGVPGADESQDSFGGALAAGDADGDDFPDLAVGASFETIGSASRTGNVWVLRGGPSGLTATGAKSYNQGTSGVPGANESSDCFGGVVHLADLTGAGRADLSVGAGGENSDDGAVWMLRGASDGITASGAVSFSGPTVGIARSGDDPMFGDTMSGS; encoded by the coding sequence ATGCCCCGGTCCCACCACAAGCGCTCCCGGCGTCCCGTCGTCCTGGGCGCCACCGCCATCGCGGCAGCACTGGCCGGCGGCCTGCTCATCACCCTGCCCGGCGCCGCCAGTGCCGCGCCCTCCGGTCTCGCCGACGATTTCAACGGTGACGGCTACCGCGATCTGGCGAGCGCCGCGCCGGGTGCCGTCGCGAACAGCGAGGAGAAGGCGGGCGCCATCGTCGTCAACTACGGCTCGTCGAGCGGGATCAGCGCGTCCCGCAAGAAGATCACGTCGCAGAGTTCCTCCGGGGTGCCGGGCGCCTCCGAGGCGGACGACCGGTTCGGCACCGAGCTGGCGCACGGCGATCTCAACGACGACGGCTACGGCGATCTCGTCGTGGGCATCCCCCTGGAGGATGTCCCCGGGGACATCGACCGTGGCACGGTGACGATCCTGTGGGGCGGCTCGTCCGGTCTGTCCGGCGGCACGACGATCAGCGATCCGAACCCGTCGGGCCACGACCGGTTCGGCCAGTCCCTCGCGGTCGGCGACTTCACCGGCGACGGCAGGACGGACCTGGCGGTCGGCTCCACCGGCAAGGACGTGTGGATCTTCAAGGGTGGCTTCACCACGTCGGGCGGCGCGGCGGGGAAGCTGCGCTTCGACGCGCGGGTCGAGTCCGGCGCGCACCCCAGGGGCGCCGTCCAGCTGGCCGCCGGGGACTTCGACGACGACGGGGCGGACGACGTGGTGGTGGCGTCCTCCGCGGGCAACTTCGTGTACCGGGGCGCCCCGGCCGGGCCCACGCTGCAGACCGAGGCGGGCACGGGGTACGCGGGCGCGCTCACCGTGGCCGACTTCGACCTCGACGGGCACGACGACCTGGTCGTCGGCAACGACTTCGTCGGAGTCCTGGACACGACGGCGGACGGTGGTTACGTCACCGTGTTCCCGGGCGGCGCGGCGGGCGTCGACGCCTCCCGCGGCACCGTCTTCAGCCAGGCCACCGAGGGGGTGCCGGGGGCGGACGAGTCCCAGGACTCGTTCGGTGGCGCGCTCGCCGCGGGCGACGCCGACGGCGACGACTTCCCGGACCTGGCGGTCGGTGCCTCCTTCGAGACCATCGGCTCCGCCTCCCGCACCGGTAACGTCTGGGTGCTGCGCGGCGGCCCCTCCGGCCTGACCGCGACCGGCGCCAAGTCCTACAACCAGGGGACCTCCGGGGTACCGGGCGCCAATGAGTCGTCCGACTGCTTCGGCGGCGTCGTCCACCTCGCCGACCTCACCGGGGCCGGCCGCGCCGACCTGTCCGTCGGCGCGGGCGGCGAGAACAGCGACGACGGAGCCGTGTGGATGCTGCGCGGCGCCTCGGACGGCATCACGGCCTCCGGCGCGGTGAGCTTCAGCGGGCCGACCGTGGGCATCGCCCGCTCCGGGGACGACCCCATGTTCGGGGACACGATGTCGGGCTCCTGA
- a CDS encoding pentapeptide repeat-containing protein: MPSSAHPCEAPMPHALPPPRDLGDLPYAEYLERFGGRLAPEAVHDTLHFDGDTFEDADSGSARFAECAFSSVSFIGGRLRRARFNDVWLHTSRLVGTDLAETDWLDAEVVSGSLAGLEMFGAELRRVTFHQCKFDSVNFRATTLRDVSFRDCLLRDVDFGGAALTDVTFPGSDLDGVRFEKARLERTDLRGAVRLGITAGYDSLRGAVIDNTQLFAIAPMLAQALGITVRDH; this comes from the coding sequence GTGCCCAGCTCCGCCCACCCCTGCGAGGCCCCCATGCCGCACGCCCTGCCCCCACCCCGCGATCTCGGTGATCTGCCGTATGCGGAGTACCTGGAGCGGTTCGGCGGGCGGCTGGCACCGGAGGCCGTCCACGACACCCTGCACTTCGACGGCGACACTTTCGAGGACGCGGACAGCGGCAGCGCACGGTTCGCCGAGTGCGCGTTCTCCTCGGTCTCCTTCATCGGCGGCCGTCTCCGGCGCGCACGCTTCAACGACGTTTGGCTGCACACATCCCGCCTGGTGGGGACGGACCTGGCCGAGACGGACTGGCTGGACGCCGAGGTCGTCTCCGGTTCGCTCGCCGGACTGGAGATGTTCGGCGCCGAGCTGCGCCGCGTCACCTTCCACCAGTGCAAGTTCGACTCGGTGAACTTCCGCGCCACCACACTGCGGGACGTCTCCTTCCGGGACTGCCTGCTGCGCGATGTGGACTTCGGCGGCGCGGCCCTGACGGATGTGACGTTCCCCGGCTCCGACCTGGACGGGGTCCGGTTCGAGAAGGCCCGGCTGGAGAGGACCGATCTGCGCGGAGCCGTCCGTCTCGGCATCACCGCCGGCTACGACTCCCTGCGCGGGGCCGTCATCGACAACACGCAGCTCTTCGCCATCGCGCCGATGCTCGCCCAGGCTCTCGGCATCACGGTCCGGGACCACTGA
- a CDS encoding MFS transporter produces MTGALTGALTPRSARRRFTAVNFLFWLPVGLCLPSQVLLLGERGMGLAAIAGLFAVHSLTVAALELPTGGLSDVIGRRTVLAAAGVFNLTALTLLALGTTVWALTLAMVLMGSGRALSSGPAEAWYVDTVQAHSGPGAELRTGLARGNTACATALALGTLIGGGLPWLLQGPASGLGGGLDTATGGALLPLSVPALLGAAVGLVFVTYVLTALREPPRLPATLRGVLRGVLRGVPATVVGGLRLGARDGLVRRVLLTAAAAGTALAAIELLAPGRAAALTGAAESGALLFAALACAGFLCTALGSHCAPSAARLAGSGERAVLVSLALSATGLTLLGATLLWTGTTALVLAAAGYALVYFGLGSAGPNENDLLHHRVDSAGRATALSVKSLALQLAAALAGLVAGVLPTGPLPWLLVAGVLLVVAGSWIRPAPLPPAPLPTGAVAPAGVAPAEPLVSAASAGRPVAAAAVATGGSPVGAGSPPVRPGTEDPTGPADPTARTGAAGPAGSPPIVTASARLPSGRAEAPSTGLPGELRRALPRELPGGPATGLPEVPTETPGSIRHPSG; encoded by the coding sequence ATGACCGGTGCTCTCACTGGTGCTCTCACTCCCCGCAGCGCACGCCGCCGCTTCACCGCCGTCAACTTCCTCTTCTGGCTGCCGGTCGGCCTCTGCCTCCCCTCTCAGGTCCTGCTGCTCGGCGAGCGCGGGATGGGCCTCGCGGCGATCGCCGGGCTCTTCGCCGTGCACTCCCTCACCGTGGCCGCTCTGGAACTGCCGACCGGTGGTCTGTCCGATGTCATCGGCCGCCGCACCGTCCTCGCCGCAGCCGGCGTGTTCAACCTGACCGCCCTCACCCTGCTGGCCCTGGGTACGACCGTCTGGGCACTCACCCTCGCCATGGTGCTGATGGGTTCCGGACGGGCCCTGTCCAGCGGGCCCGCGGAGGCCTGGTACGTCGACACCGTGCAGGCCCATTCCGGCCCCGGCGCCGAGTTGCGGACCGGCCTCGCCCGCGGCAACACGGCGTGCGCCACCGCACTGGCCCTGGGCACCCTCATCGGCGGTGGGCTCCCCTGGCTGCTGCAGGGCCCGGCCTCCGGGCTGGGCGGCGGGCTGGACACCGCGACGGGCGGAGCACTGCTCCCGCTCTCCGTGCCGGCGCTTCTCGGTGCGGCGGTGGGGCTGGTCTTCGTGACGTACGTGCTGACCGCTCTGCGGGAGCCACCACGGCTGCCGGCCACACTGCGCGGCGTACTGCGCGGCGTACTGCGCGGGGTTCCGGCGACCGTCGTGGGCGGGCTGCGCCTGGGGGCCCGGGACGGTCTGGTGCGCCGCGTCCTCCTCACGGCCGCGGCCGCCGGAACGGCCCTGGCCGCCATCGAGCTGCTGGCTCCGGGACGCGCCGCCGCGCTGACCGGTGCCGCCGAGTCGGGAGCGCTGCTCTTCGCGGCGCTCGCCTGTGCGGGCTTTCTCTGCACGGCCCTCGGCAGTCACTGCGCGCCGTCGGCCGCCCGGTTGGCGGGGAGCGGTGAACGCGCGGTCCTGGTGAGCCTCGCCCTGAGCGCCACGGGGTTGACGCTGCTCGGTGCGACCCTGCTGTGGACCGGAACGACCGCCCTGGTGCTCGCTGCAGCCGGATACGCCCTCGTCTACTTCGGGCTCGGCTCAGCGGGTCCGAACGAGAACGATCTGCTGCACCACCGGGTGGACAGTGCGGGCCGGGCCACCGCGCTGTCCGTGAAGTCCCTCGCTCTGCAACTGGCCGCCGCCTTGGCCGGGCTCGTCGCGGGTGTCCTGCCGACAGGGCCGCTGCCCTGGCTGCTGGTGGCCGGGGTTCTGCTGGTGGTGGCGGGGTCGTGGATCCGTCCCGCGCCACTGCCCCCGGCGCCACTGCCGACGGGAGCGGTGGCGCCGGCCGGAGTGGCGCCGGCGGAGCCACTGGTGTCCGCGGCGTCGGCGGGACGACCAGTGGCAGCGGCAGCGGTGGCCACCGGCGGGTCGCCGGTGGGGGCTGGGTCGCCTCCGGTCCGCCCGGGCACCGAAGACCCCACGGGCCCGGCGGACCCCACAGCCCGCACCGGCGCGGCCGGCCCCGCCGGCTCCCCGCCGATCGTCACCGCCTCGGCTCGGCTGCCGTCGGGCCGGGCCGAGGCACCGTCCACCGGCCTGCCCGGGGAGCTGCGGCGGGCACTGCCTCGGGAACTCCCCGGAGGACCGGCTACCGGCCTGCCGGAGGTTCCGACGGAGACGCCGGGATCGATCCGTCACCCATCGGGTTGA
- a CDS encoding helix-turn-helix domain-containing protein — MPHDESRRVLDPERDSAALKALTHPLRIRLLGMLRQDGPATATELSGRTQESSASTSYHLRVLAKYGFVAEAEHRDGRERRWRAVHAVTSWDNAAVSASPEHRVFLDVTRRAQIEHLERSLVQHEEDLAAARLGPEWLEPSGISDLLLRLTPESLGELMERFERSAEELADRDASDPRAEPVVVFSAGLPLATRDPANRPLANRSVTSRPVATHTTGAAADRPESTARTENTEPDSPPDSPLDTPGTPPDSGPGAGAS; from the coding sequence ATGCCCCATGACGAAAGCCGGCGCGTACTCGACCCGGAGAGGGACTCGGCAGCCCTGAAAGCCCTCACCCATCCCCTGCGCATCCGGTTGCTCGGGATGCTGCGCCAGGACGGGCCCGCCACCGCGACCGAACTCTCCGGCAGGACACAGGAGTCGTCCGCCTCCACCAGCTACCACCTGCGAGTCCTGGCCAAGTACGGGTTCGTCGCCGAGGCCGAGCACCGCGACGGCCGGGAGCGTCGCTGGCGGGCCGTGCACGCCGTCACGTCCTGGGACAACGCCGCGGTCAGCGCCTCCCCCGAGCACCGGGTGTTCCTCGACGTCACGCGCAGGGCGCAGATCGAGCATCTGGAGCGGTCCCTCGTCCAGCACGAGGAGGATCTGGCAGCCGCGCGGCTGGGCCCGGAGTGGCTGGAGCCGTCCGGGATCTCCGATCTCCTCCTGCGCCTGACGCCCGAGTCTCTCGGCGAACTCATGGAGCGATTCGAGCGGAGCGCCGAGGAACTCGCCGACCGGGACGCGTCCGATCCGCGCGCCGAGCCAGTCGTGGTGTTCAGCGCCGGGCTTCCCCTCGCCACCCGCGACCCAGCCAACCGCCCGCTCGCCAACCGCTCCGTCACCAGCCGACCCGTCGCCACCCACACCACCGGGGCCGCCGCCGATCGTCCCGAGTCGACCGCCCGGACCGAGAACACCGAGCCCGACTCACCGCCCGACTCACCGCTGGACACGCCGGGGACACCGCCGGACAGCGGTCCGGGCGCCGGTGCGTCATGA
- a CDS encoding DUF222 domain-containing protein, with protein MQATLLDHDDTATTGDTTGVPGEPVTADEWAAHLATATPGPQTAAMLALLERGQLSTTGGSMLEGLGAASWIQAQQVGLLADIEADALDARPDGMGWADYDWDFACEDVACALKLSGNTAAERLAVATALEGRFPTTVGLLERGEICYLQAKAVTEVTGTLDPEAAGRVEAMVLPKMPGQSVGQTRRALNRRC; from the coding sequence ATGCAGGCCACGCTGCTCGACCACGACGACACGGCCACGACCGGGGACACCACCGGGGTGCCGGGGGAGCCGGTGACGGCGGATGAGTGGGCCGCGCACCTGGCCACGGCCACCCCGGGTCCGCAGACGGCGGCGATGCTCGCTCTGCTGGAACGTGGGCAGCTTTCCACCACGGGCGGATCGATGCTTGAAGGCCTGGGAGCGGCATCCTGGATTCAGGCGCAGCAGGTGGGTCTGCTGGCGGATATCGAGGCGGATGCTCTGGATGCGAGGCCGGATGGGATGGGCTGGGCGGACTATGACTGGGACTTCGCCTGTGAGGATGTGGCCTGTGCGTTGAAGTTGTCGGGGAACACGGCCGCGGAGCGTCTGGCGGTGGCCACCGCCCTGGAGGGCCGTTTCCCCACCACCGTGGGCCTGTTGGAGCGTGGGGAGATCTGTTATCTGCAGGCGAAGGCGGTGACGGAGGTCACCGGCACCCTGGACCCGGAGGCCGCCGGGCGGGTGGAGGCGATGGTGCTGCCCAAGATGCCGGGCCAGTCCGTCGGCCAGACCCGGCGGGCGTTGAACCGGCGGTGTTGA
- a CDS encoding HNH endonuclease signature motif containing protein translates to MLKADPLGAEVRHRRRREDRTIWHRATEDGMATWTAFLPTPQAAQLDAAVDAHAATFGDDGRTLNQKRVDALYDLVVNRPAGEATAGGRSAAVVQVTVSMDTLIGVDEEPGQLKGYGPISATAVREVAFAPGTIWRRLITHPKTGLLVKTDPTTYKPTAETQRHVTARDMTCTFPSCQMPAHRCDLDHIQPFNHQDPQAGGATEPDNLMPLCRRHHLLKHRTDWQVQRNPDTGEVTWTAPTGHAYTNPPQPLAHIT, encoded by the coding sequence GTGTTGAAGGCGGATCCGCTGGGGGCGGAGGTGCGGCATCGCCGGCGGCGGGAGGACCGCACGATCTGGCACCGTGCGACCGAGGACGGTATGGCCACCTGGACCGCGTTCCTCCCCACCCCGCAAGCCGCGCAGTTGGATGCTGCCGTCGATGCGCACGCCGCCACGTTCGGCGATGACGGGCGCACGCTGAACCAGAAGCGGGTGGACGCCCTGTATGACCTGGTCGTCAACCGCCCCGCCGGAGAGGCAACTGCGGGTGGCCGGTCGGCGGCAGTGGTGCAGGTGACGGTGTCGATGGACACGTTGATCGGGGTGGATGAGGAGCCCGGACAGCTCAAGGGGTACGGGCCGATCAGCGCCACCGCGGTGCGGGAGGTGGCTTTCGCTCCGGGCACGATCTGGCGGCGTCTGATCACCCACCCGAAGACCGGGCTGCTGGTCAAGACCGATCCGACCACCTACAAGCCCACCGCCGAGACCCAACGCCACGTCACCGCCCGCGACATGACCTGTACCTTCCCCTCCTGCCAGATGCCCGCCCACCGCTGCGACCTGGACCACATCCAGCCCTTCAACCACCAGGACCCGCAAGCGGGTGGGGCGACGGAGCCGGACAATCTGATGCCGCTGTGCCGACGCCACCACCTGTTGAAACACCGCACCGACTGGCAGGTGCAGCGCAACCCCGACACCGGCGAAGTCACCTGGACCGCACCGACCGGCCACGCCTACACCAACCCACCCCAGCCCCTCGCCCACATCACGTAG
- a CDS encoding peroxidase family protein, whose translation MQHQENQNQHQEQHHTGSGQQPEPDRRRNRHQRHHRESYFLVNEGDGGRVLETSRGRRTARPATAEERKTSFRFSRLSREKGQQISEELRTKLALAMTAPTTGDQDSHPGIPAGYTYLGQFVDHDLTMDATRIALGENLPVEELEQGRSPSLDLDSVYGLGPHHPSTRAFYERDGRLRTGTALGVPFPADFEPANTDQPGFDLPRAGESAGGTRADRRAPLIPDPRNDENLIVAQTHLAFIRLHNRVHADLERRGRPPGRLFQEARELVVKHYQWVLRTDFLPRIVDEEIVESVFTEGRRFFEVPAGRPGPFPGIRHGDRPTMPIEFSVAAYRLGHSMIRGAYQWNRVFNSNGGPGGIGTLGLMFRFSGTSGNLSPGPDDLSDLNDPEAGDNLRLPSNWIADFRRLYDFGEAGRADLTVPAAEFNLTRRIDTVLVDPLATLPTGTFGGRDGGPAPDPLHLNLAFRNLTRAAMVELATGPQLAKEMGIDPLTDEQILTGSGGAPLDTLTDAEREELVAHTPLWFYVLREAEVNPKQPGRLTGVGGNLVAEVFHRAMEGSRHSIVRDRRWRPTLPARRKGAFTMTDLLLHAFEGRADLLNPMGDGSIPASPSEPPAGR comes from the coding sequence ATGCAGCATCAGGAGAACCAGAACCAGCACCAGGAGCAGCACCACACCGGGAGCGGGCAGCAGCCGGAGCCGGACCGTCGCCGGAACCGGCACCAGCGCCACCACCGCGAGAGCTACTTCCTCGTCAACGAGGGCGACGGCGGCCGCGTCCTGGAGACCTCCCGGGGGAGGCGCACCGCCAGGCCCGCCACTGCCGAAGAGCGGAAAACCAGCTTCCGCTTCTCCCGGCTGAGCCGTGAGAAGGGGCAGCAGATCAGCGAGGAGTTACGCACCAAGCTCGCCCTGGCGATGACGGCCCCCACTACCGGCGACCAGGACTCGCACCCCGGCATCCCGGCCGGGTACACCTACCTCGGCCAGTTCGTCGACCACGACCTGACGATGGACGCCACCCGGATCGCCCTCGGCGAGAACCTGCCCGTAGAGGAGCTGGAGCAGGGCCGCTCGCCCTCGCTCGACCTCGACTCCGTGTACGGCCTCGGCCCGCACCACCCCAGCACCAGGGCCTTCTACGAGCGTGACGGCCGGCTCCGGACCGGAACGGCTCTCGGCGTGCCCTTCCCGGCGGACTTCGAACCCGCCAACACCGACCAGCCGGGCTTCGACCTGCCCAGGGCGGGCGAATCCGCCGGCGGCACCAGGGCCGACCGGCGCGCACCCCTCATCCCCGACCCGCGCAACGACGAGAACCTCATCGTCGCCCAGACCCATCTCGCCTTCATCCGCCTGCACAACCGCGTCCACGCCGACCTCGAGCGCCGCGGCCGCCCGCCGGGCCGGCTGTTCCAGGAGGCCCGTGAGCTGGTCGTCAAGCACTACCAGTGGGTGCTGCGCACCGACTTTCTGCCGAGGATCGTCGACGAGGAGATCGTCGAAAGCGTGTTCACCGAGGGAAGGCGCTTCTTCGAAGTGCCCGCGGGACGGCCCGGGCCGTTCCCCGGTATCCGGCACGGCGACCGGCCGACCATGCCCATCGAGTTCTCCGTCGCCGCCTACCGCCTCGGCCACAGCATGATCCGCGGTGCCTACCAGTGGAACCGGGTCTTCAACAGCAACGGCGGACCGGGCGGCATCGGCACCCTCGGACTGATGTTCCGCTTCAGCGGCACCTCCGGCAACCTCAGCCCGGGTCCGGACGACCTCTCGGACCTCAACGACCCGGAGGCCGGCGACAACCTCCGGCTGCCCAGCAACTGGATCGCCGACTTCCGGCGGCTGTACGACTTCGGCGAGGCGGGCCGGGCCGATCTCACCGTACCGGCGGCCGAGTTCAACCTCACCCGGCGGATCGACACCGTGCTCGTCGACCCGCTGGCCACCCTCCCGACCGGCACCTTCGGCGGCCGCGACGGCGGACCGGCCCCGGACCCCCTCCACCTCAACCTGGCCTTCCGCAACCTCACCCGCGCGGCCATGGTCGAACTGGCGACCGGCCCGCAACTGGCCAAGGAGATGGGGATCGACCCGCTGACCGACGAGCAGATCCTCACCGGCAGCGGCGGTGCCCCGCTCGACACGCTCACCGATGCCGAGCGGGAGGAACTGGTGGCCCACACCCCGCTGTGGTTCTACGTCCTCCGCGAGGCCGAGGTGAACCCGAAGCAGCCGGGGCGCCTGACCGGCGTGGGCGGCAACCTGGTCGCGGAGGTCTTCCACCGGGCCATGGAGGGCAGCCGCCACTCCATCGTCCGCGACCGCCGCTGGCGTCCGACGCTGCCGGCCCGGCGGAAGGGGGCCTTCACGATGACCGATCTGCTGCTCCACGCCTTCGAGGGCCGGGCGGACCTGCTCAACCCGATGGGTGACGGATCGATCCCGGCGTCTCCGTCGGAACCTCCGGCAGGCCGGTAG